GATCTGCTGGTTGCCGTGTTCTTCGACGAACAGGGTTCTCATTCCGAGCAGCGCGGCGGCATCCATGGCTCCGCTACGCATGCCGAGGTGGACGATCTTGCAGTTCCAGGGCGCGGTGGTCATACGGAGGAAGATGCCGTATTCGGCGGCGCGCGAAGCGCCGGTAATCTTGGTGTTGAAGTGGGTGGGGTCTTTCTTCCAGTACTCGCCCCAGATCTTCAGGTTGGTGCGCGGCGCCACCTTTACTCTGTCCAGTTCGTTGAGGTGCGCATTCAGCTTGGTGGGGATGTCTTTGCCTGAGCGCGGGCGGCCTACGACGATGATGTTTCTGCCGTCCTCGAGCAGGCGGTGGATCACCTGGCCGAGCCCGGTCCAGCTATCGTCGAGTTCAGGATGCGCGCCGCCGTCCTTGCCGGAGAAGCGGGTCCAGAGGATGACATAGGGTTGATTCGCGGTCACCTTGCCTTGCAGGAACTTGTCGACGCGGTAGGCCCAGTAGGAATTCTTCGAGGGATCGACTTTGGACCACTGCGTCACCATGTCCGGGCTCCCGCTGAGCACGGCGGCCGCCACCGTCGAAGTCGCGCCGCCGACGGAATAGAGCCGCGCCTTGCTGTGCAATCCGGCGAGGAACGCGAGTTGAGGAATCGTCGGGGCGGGCGTCTGACCGGTGGCGCGGGCGGTGACGACTCCGGAGCACTCGCGAAAGGCGAGATTGGAATTGGAGACCTGGACGGGAAGAAGCCGCGCGCCGGTGAGTCCGCACGATGTGGCGTAGAACTTGACGAGATCTTTCGCCTTGTTGACCTCGGCCGCCGTGTGGAGCAGGATCAGGCGGGAACTAGCTTCACTGCGCAGCGCGGCGCCAACGGCGAACTGGTCGCCGGACATATAGGCCGACTGAAAATAGAAGTTGCACTCGACATTCGCAAAGGTGGCCGGAAGGTTCCGTTGTCCGGCCATAAATACGGAGTCGCGGAGTTGGGTGGCGGCCGCCTGATCGCGGAGATACAGGCCCTTGTCGGTCATATGGTTGAACGAAGCCGTTTTGGAGGCTGCGGCGCCACCACCAGCCGCGAACTGGAACGTGTATCTGGTATCGGGATTGGTGACGAAGTCCAGTACGGCTTGCTCGGTGGCGAAGGTGAATGTTCCATTGGGATAATTCACCAATTCGCCGACGGACGACGCCTTTGGCTTGAGGAGATTGGGGAGCGCCCAGGGGCCAGCGTTGATTTGTGTCGCGCCTACGAACAGCATGGTCTTCTCCGGAAAAGGATGATAACGCTACTATTACCATGGCAGTAGGGGAAATGGAAGAGATTTTCCGCTCAATCGCGTGAGCCGGTGATCAGCCGGGCGCCGCGATTGAATGTCAGGTACTGAAATCCCCACTGGATCAGGACGAGCAGACGGTTGCGAAAACCGATCAGGTACGCGATGTGGACGAACAGCCACGCGAGCCACGCCAGGATGCCATCGAAGCGAACGAACCCGAGATCGGCGACGGCGGCGTGGCGGCCGATGGTGGCCATCGTGCCTTTGTCGTGGAAGCGGAACGGCGGAGCGGGCCGATTGGCGAGGCGCGCGGCGATCGCCTTGGACATGTACCAGCCCTGCTGCATCGCCACCGGGCACGTGCCGGGCAGCGGCTTTCCGTCCTGTTCGAGATGCGCGATGTCGCCGAGCACGAACAGATTCGAGTGGCCGCGGAGGCTGAGGTCGGGCTCCACATGAAGGCGGCCGCCTCGGTCGCGCCGGGCGCCGCTGGCTTCGGCGAGAAGTCCGGCGATGGGCGCGGTCTGGATGCCGGCTGCCCAGATGATCGTCCGCGATTCGATGCGCTGGGGCCCGTTGGGCGTGGCGATGTCGACGCCGCTGTCGTCGACCGCCGTCACGCGCACGCCGGTTCGGGAACGGACACCGATTCGGAGCAGCGCCCTCTCCGCCTTGTCGGAGAGTTCCGGATGAAAGGGAGGCAACACGCGGTCCGAGCCTTCGAGCAGCAGGATCTCTGATTCCTCGGGGTGAATGGCGCGGAAGTCGTCGCGGAGGGTGTCGTTGGCGATTTCGGCGATCGCGCCGGCGAGTTCGACTCCGGTCGGTCCGGCGCCGACGACGACGAAACGAAGCCAGGATTTGCGCCGCGCCGAGTCAGCCTCTTTTTCGGCCTCCTCGAACGCGTTGAGGATCCGTGCACGGACCTCGGTGGCGTCTTCGAGCGTCTTGAGTCCCGGGGCGTGGGTGCGCCAATGGTCGTTGCCGTAATAGAAGTTGGCCGCACCCGTCGCAAGGATCAAGTAGTCGAAGGAGAGAAGGGCTCCGTGGCCCAGCGTGACGGTTTGAGCGGCTGGGTCAATGGCGGTGGCCTCCCCAAGGAGCACCTGCACGTTTTTGTGACGACGAAGGACGGCGCGCAGCGGGGCGCTGATGTCGCCGGGAGACAATCCGCCGGTGGCCACCTGGTACAGCAGGGGTTGGAAGAGATGAAAATTGCGCCGATCGACGAGCGTGACGGAGAGCGGGAGTGCGGCGAGCGAACGCGCGGCGTTCAAGCCCGCGAAGCCACCGCCGATGATGAGAACGCGCCGCGGTTCAGACATCGGAGCCGGGAATGCCGAGGCGGCGCAGCAGAACGAACTCGTTGACGTTGTCGCGCGTGAGGATTCCGGCGAGCCGTCCGTCGTCCAGGACGAGGCCGCAATGGGTGTCGGCCGGGAGACAGTCGAGGGCGTAGCTCAGGTCGGCGGCCGGATCGAGGCGGACAAACTCGCGGTCCATTGCGGCGGAAACATAGGCGTCCGGGCCGAAATGGGCGAGACCGTTGAGGAAGGCTTCACGGTGCAACAGGCCAACGACCTGTTCGCCGTGAAGCACCGGGATGTCCTGCTGCGCGGTGGCAAGGACGATGTTGGCCACGTCGCGGAACGTCGCGCCGTGAGGAACGGTACGGAATTCCGTGATCATAGCGGCGCGGACGGGAAGTCCCTTTGTGAGGACGTGGCCGATGGCGGCCGCGCCTTCGTGGTACGAAGCGAGGTAGACGAGAAAGGCAACCACGACCAGCAGGAACTGGCCAACGGCGATGGCGGCCAGCCCGATCAGGATCGCGACGCCTCGCGCCACGCGCGGCGCGGCGAGGGCGGAGACCTGTTCTCCCTTCCAGAGCGCGACGGCGGCCCGGAAGATCCTGCCGCCATCCATGGGAGCCGCCGGCAGCAGGTTGAACGCGCCGAAACCGAGGTTGGCGAGGCCGGTGCGCGTGGCGAGTTCGCCGGCGGCTGGTTCAAGGCGCGCGGCGGTCC
This DNA window, taken from Bryobacteraceae bacterium, encodes the following:
- a CDS encoding NAD(P)/FAD-dependent oxidoreductase, producing MSEPRRVLIIGGGFAGLNAARSLAALPLSVTLVDRRNFHLFQPLLYQVATGGLSPGDISAPLRAVLRRHKNVQVLLGEATAIDPAAQTVTLGHGALLSFDYLILATGAANFYYGNDHWRTHAPGLKTLEDATEVRARILNAFEEAEKEADSARRKSWLRFVVVGAGPTGVELAGAIAEIANDTLRDDFRAIHPEESEILLLEGSDRVLPPFHPELSDKAERALLRIGVRSRTGVRVTAVDDSGVDIATPNGPQRIESRTIIWAAGIQTAPIAGLLAEASGARRDRGGRLHVEPDLSLRGHSNLFVLGDIAHLEQDGKPLPGTCPVAMQQGWYMSKAIAARLANRPAPPFRFHDKGTMATIGRHAAVADLGFVRFDGILAWLAWLFVHIAYLIGFRNRLLVLIQWGFQYLTFNRGARLITGSRD
- a CDS encoding site-2 protease family protein yields the protein MDHMPPDRAGAGTPGTYGQLKMAGVPVRFHFTFFVGLALLAAGILGGEPEWAETALFLVAIFVSILLHELAHALVARHRGIGTSAIVMYPVGGVARMARRPAPRDDLWISIAGPAFNLAAGSALLWTAARLEPAAGELATRTGLANLGFGAFNLLPAAPMDGGRIFRAAVALWKGEQVSALAAPRVARGVAILIGLAAIAVGQFLLVVVAFLVYLASYHEGAAAIGHVLTKGLPVRAAMITEFRTVPHGATFRDVANIVLATAQQDIPVLHGEQVVGLLHREAFLNGLAHFGPDAYVSAAMDREFVRLDPAADLSYALDCLPADTHCGLVLDDGRLAGILTRDNVNEFVLLRRLGIPGSDV